Sequence from the Marinilabiliales bacterium genome:
CCCATTAATAATACATGGCTCTATTACAGCGGCAGGAACAATTTCGAGAACCTTGACCGCTTCCTGGGAGCGTTTCATGCACGTTATGGTGAATCTGACAATCTTGAGAACTTCCTGTTCAAGAACCAGATTAGCAGTTATGAAGCAATAAGGCCGATGTTTGAGGCCTTCGCCGTCAACAAGTTTCACAGCACCGGCGTCGTGCAGTGGATGTACAATTCGGCCTGGCCAACATTCTACTGGCAGCTTTTCGACTATTTCCTGATGCCCAACGGGGCCTTTTACGGCACAAAAAAGGCTGCAGCGCCTCTGCTGCCCATATATAATTATGGTGACGGCAATATATATGTCAACAATGATCACCTCACCCCCGGCAATGATCTGACCCTGGAAGTAAAAGTCTACGATATCAACTCAAACCTGTTGTTCAGTGAAGAAAAGTCATTCAGCATACCTGCCAACAACGCCCAAATGGTAATTGAGATGCCCCGGATCGAAGGCCTCACCACCACATATTTCCTTGATCTGAGATTAAATGGCAGCAATGGTGAGGAGATAGTGAACAATTTTTACTGGCTGTCAACGAAGGCTGACGTTCCCGATTTTGAAAGGACCACCTGGTACTGGACACCAAACAAGGAGCATGCCGACCTTACGGCAATAAACAGCATGCCGCAAACCGACATCGATTATTCATTAACGATAACCGAGAATGGGGGCCGCATCCGTTTCAGCGTCGACTATAACAATCAGTCAGACCTGATCGCTTTCTTTATCGAAGCAATGCTGGTTGAAAAAGATGGCCATGACCCGGTACTGCCGGTATTCTGGAACGACAACTATATCTCATTGCTGCCGGGAGAAAGGCGGACAGTGGAAGGCTGCATCGATGCAGGCAGCCTGAACCCCCGTGACCTGACTATACTGGTTCAGGGTCAGAACCTGAAATAACCCATAACCAGCAGGCTTACCCGCAAACCGGGGAGAGTTTCCCTGCGCGCCATGATGCCTGTTTCGAATCGATGCTACAAAGACTATCCCGGGTTCCATACAGGAGCCCGGGATATAGTTTATCCGGCTACCATCGGCAGTCGGCGCCTCAAAACGACAAAAATGCCGTTGCCTTAAAATGGTGTAAAAACCGGCCCAAAGTAACACCGGCTATCTTCCCGTTGCCTGCAATGCATTTTCCACCGCATTGAACATCGGCTGGTTGCTTATCTGCCCCCCTACCGCCCTGTCCATCCAGTGCCTGGGAGTCAGGTTGCCGAGGGAGAATATCCTCAGCACCTCGTCGGCAAAATCCCTGCCTTCAATGTACTCCTCAAGCTGGAACATTATGAGTCTTCCGTAGGGGTAGTTTGAAAGGTAGAGGGGACTCTGTATCATGTGCGAGTAGATAGCCAGCAGCGGGATATCAGTCTCGCCGAAAACAGGAGCGAAATACTCGTTCCATACCTCGTTGGCAATACTGATAACTGCATCTTTAAGCTCTTCGGGTGTAGCCGACGGATTGTCATACATCCATTTCCATACGTTCATGTCAACCAGCGATACTCCCATCATCTCGAAGTTATTCCAGAAGAAATCAAGAATATCAAAATGCTCTTTCATCGGGTCATCCTCTTCCAGTCCCAGAAGTTCTAGATCCCGCGCCTGGAACATGAAGGCAAGAGCCTCGGTAAAGGCGGTGTTGGGGATGCCGTTCACAAAGTAGTTGTCGACCATGTAAACGCTGATGGTCTGTTCAACATTGTGGCCGAACTCATGTACCGCTATGTTGTACCCCTTGTAATCCATGCCGTCACTCCCTATGCGGGTCCTCAGGTGAGAGGGCTTGCCGCGCATCGAGGCCCTCCATGCATGGCCCGAACCCCTGGCGGCATCCACCTCGATCCTGTCACCTATATAATCTGCCGTCTCCCTGTCAAACCCAAGGTGTACGAGCATCCTGGGGAGGTCCCTGTTCATGGCCTCTGCATCAGGATACCTTGCTTTGGTTATCCTGTCAAGATCTTCCTCGCTGATCGAGCTGCGCGCCTTGAAGCCGTCATACCATATGTCGTAAGGACGAAGCGGCCTGCCCAGCCTTTCGCTGATAAGCTCGCCAACCCTTGCAACGAGAGGCGACGACACGTATTCCCTGAACAGTCCTTCCACCTCCTGCTGTGAGATTTCCATGCCCAGGTCAAAGCTGCGCTTTACATATGTATCGGCTTCAGGGTAATAAGGGTCCATATCCTTCAGCGCATTGAAGATACCGTTCAGGTGAGCATACCTTGCCGAGCCTTCGGGTTCGGCATCGACTGGTTCGCCGTTCTCCAGAACTACATTGGTAAATGGGTTCCACTGAACAGCATCATTGTTGATCACCACTTCAGGGATGTCCTGGTTAATGATGCGGAGCATAACATTGTAAAGCATCTCCTGTTTCTCCTGTCCGCGAGGCTGGCCGTAATTGGATTTGATCTCATCCCTTATGTTCCAGTGAGCCAGCAACCTCATCCCTTCCGGGAAGAGGGTCTCTCCTTCATTGTTCAGCAGTCTTCCGGCTATAATGTTGTACTCAGAAATGTACATCCCTGCCCGGCTCGAGATCTGGCTGTACTGTTGAAATAATGCCGGGGGCACCCTTGAGTTGAAATAGTCCCCCAGCCGGGCATAGCCCCACTGCCGATCGTTCCAGTCGCCGCCAAGGTTGTTCTTCTCCCCGAGCGAATAGTAGGGGAAATTGAGTGTTATGTAAAAAGCTATCCTGTTGCAGAACAGGTCGTCAGTAACATGGGCGCCCGGACTGAATGCGCTGAACATCCTGTCCACGGCGTGAAGGGGACCTATATCCTCGTGCACCGGACGGTTAAGCTCGAGCGATATCCTGTTGAGATACCCGTAGAGATGCTCAAAATTCCTGGCCAGACGGTCGAATACCAGGTCCAGCTCACCGGCATCGGAAATGAAGTTCTCAGCGCAAAACTCTTCAAATGCGGCAACATCGCCGTCAGTGTCGCGCCACAAAGAGGCAACCTGCTCCACTCCACGCCTTATCCTTTCGGCATGTTCCGTGCCGTGATCAGCTTCAAGACGGCTGATAACGTCAGATACTGTCCTCTCGTCAACCGGACTCATATCTGCAGTGGTTCTGTCATTGCTGCCGCAGGCGGCAATGAAAAAAAGCGAAAAGAGTAATACAACATATTTTCCCATAGTTTTCCTTCCATTTTAATTTAGTATCTTGTTTGCAAAATTAAGGGATAAATATAAACCTTATGCAGCACACCTTCCTAAAATAATGTCTTTTTGATGTAATGCTTTTTGAACCCAATAAAAAAAACTGCCAATGAACATTCTTCAGATATTCAGGTCGGCACTGAGGGCGCTGCGCTCCGACCTGAAAAGTACAATAATAAATATAGTCGGGCTGGCTGGCGGACTTACGGTATTCCTGCTGATCATGCTTTTTGTTAACTCCCAGTACACCTACAACACTCACATCTCCCATGCCGGTGAAATATTCAGGCTGGAGAGGGGATTTCACGGTATAACAAACGGTTTTGAGGCTGAGCGGCTTGCTTCACGCATACCCGAAATTGAGAGCTATTCCAGGGCTGCCACGAAAAGCGGCTCCCTGTTCTACCGGACTCCCGACGGCCGGTCCACCAGGGTAGCTGCCCGGGGAGTCACAGCCGACAGCTCGTTTATAGACATGTTCGATATAAAGATCACCGAACAGTCTGTGGCATCCCTGCTCCGCACACCAACATCCATCCTCATTTCGGAAGACCTTGCGCTGCAGCTTTTCGGAAGCGGACAGGCCCTGGGCGAGCTTGTTTCATATGAAAACAGGCATAACCTTATGGTCGAAGGCATATTTGAGCCGCTGCCACCGACCTCGACCATGAACTTTGACATGATAATCCCGATCGATTACCTTCCACTTGAATACGGAGATCCATATTTTCTCGATTCCCGAACAACCTGGATGTACGAAACCTACTTCAGGCTGAATCCTGACTCCAGGGAAGTCGTTAAGGAAAAGATCATTGATGAGGTTCCGGTAATATACGAGGGTACCGATGTTACATTTGCCAGAGAAAACGTAAGTGTTGAGCTCAGGCCGCTCAGGGATATCTACTTTGCAGACATAAGCGGAACACTGCACCGTATGGGCGACAAGAGGAACACATTTATATTCTTGATAATAGCAGGCTTTGTGCTCATAATAGCGGCAATAAACTTTGTAAACCTTTCCACTGCACAGTCAGCCCGCAGGTCAAAAGAGACAGGCCTCAAAAAGATCCTTGGTGCGGGGCGTTCAGGTCTTATTTCGCAGATCTGCGCCGAAGGTGTGGTCACCATTTTCATCTCAATACTTATAGCATTAGCGCTGGCAGAATTGCTCATGCCCTGGTATACCGAATTTGTCGATACCAGGCTGGGAATTGAATATAACCTGCGTAACCTCTTTATACTGATAATAGCTATACCTCTTTTACTTGGTTCCCTTTCGGGGATATTCCCTGCCTTCTTCCTGAGCCGCATCTCGCCCCTGAGCGTACTGAGAAAAGAGCTGACAACAGGAAAGGGAGGGGCAGCGTTGCGGTCATTCCTGACCGTTTTCCAGTTCAGCATAAGCATATTCCTGATCGTGGGCACACTGGTGGTAAACAGACAACTCCGGTTCATCAACTCGTGGGATCCCGGCTTCGAAACTGAAAATATCATAGAGCTGAACCTCAATGACCAGGTAAACGAAGGGTTTGAGGTGTTCAAGCAAACCAGCCTGGCCAGCCCTGCGGTACAGGGCATCACACGTATCAACCAGCGTCCCTACCAGGCCAGCAATGTGTGGAGCGTATATCATGGCGAGAATAATTTCACCTGGCCCTTTATGCAGATTGACGAGGACTTTGCCGGGGTATTCGGGCTCACGATATTGCAGGGAGAGGATTTTTCCGAAGCAATGGTTCGCAGGAGAGCCAATCTCATGCTGGTAAACGAAAAGGTGATCGATGAGTTTGAAACTGACGATATTCTTTCCGAAACCCCGAACAACTACGAGATTGTTGGTGTAGTGAATAATTTTCACAGCGCCTCGCTGAGGTCTGAAATAAGTCCGGTAACCATGGTCCTGAGCCCTTCGGGAGCAAGGGGCTTTTCATATGTCAGACTCAGCCCTGATGATCCGGGCAGCGGGATAGAGGCAGTCAGGAGCGCCTGGGAAGAGGTGGCGCCCGATTATCCTTTCGAATATAATGATGTGGCCGGCAGGATAGACCAGGCTTATATTTCAGAAAAACGTTTCGGCGAACTTTTCACCTGGTTCTCGCTGGTGTCAATACTTATTTCATGTCTCGGACTGTTTGCTCTTGCATCATACACCACCGCAAGCAGGATAAAGGAGATCGCGATAAGGAAGGTTCACGGCGCCACAAGCCTTGGGGTCGGGATACTGCTTTCAGGCGGGCTTACCAAAAAGGTGCTTGTGGCCAACCTGGTGGCATGGCCCGCAGCATGGTTCTTCATGAACAGGTGGCTGGAGAATTTTGCCTACAGGATAGACCTCGGCATACCCGAGTTCCTGCTGGCCGGGATAATAGCGCAGGTAATTGCACTGGCCACCGTATCGTGGCACGTGTACACCACCTCGCTCAAGAACCCGGCAAATACACTAAAGTACGAATAGCGCAGGCCAAAGGCGGCTATTCCCTTACCATGCTCACCGACATGGTGTACCTGTTGAAAATTTCTGTGTCAAGTCCGGGATCGCTCATGAGGGCTTCTACAAAACCGGCCATTGACCTGTCCCTGTCGGTTACGTTATAATACCAGGAAAATTGTTAACTTGAGCAGGCAAACCCATAAACCTTTTGAAAAAATGAACTGGATCAGATTTTTTGCCACACTTCTGTCCGGACTTGCCCTTACACTGTTTTGCAGTGCCGCGGCTGGCGATAAACCGGGCAACAGCCTCAACATACTTGTTATATGTGCCCACCCGGCCGATGCAGAATACAGGATGGGCGGCACGGCAGCAAAATGGATCGAATACGGCCACAATGTGACCTTTGTGTCGGTAACCAACGGAAACGCAGGCCACTTTGAACACCCGGCCGATGAGCTTGAACGCATAAGGAGGGAGGAGGCAAGGCGTTCCGCCGCCGTTATCGGTGCAGGCTATGTCGTGATGGATATCAATGATGCTGAACTGATGCCTACCCTCGAGAACCGCCACAAGATAATAAGGCTGATCAGGGAACACCGGGCTGATATCGTGATCACGCACAGGACCTGGAACTACCATCCCGACCTGCGGTATACCGGACAACTGGTTTTGGATGCCGCCTACATGGTTACGGTTCCCACCATTGTTTCCAATATCCCCCATCTCGAAAGGAACCCGGTATTCCTGTTCCTGAGCGATCCCTTTACACAGCCCACATCGTTCAGCCCCGATGTGTGCGTTGACATTGACGATGTTATCGACACCAAGATGCAGATGCTCAATGAGCACAAAACCCTTTACTATGAATGGCGCCCCTTTAACCGTGGCTTACTCGGCCAGGTTCCCGAAACCGCAGAGGAGAGGAAGGTGTGGCTGTATGAAAAACACAGGCCCGTTTTCAGCGCCGACCCCTGGCGTGACAAGCTGGTTGAAATTTACGGCAGGGCCAGGGGAACCAGGATCAGCCATGCCGAATGTTTCCAGGATACCGAATACGGCACCAGGCTTACCACAGATAACATGTTTCATTACTTCCCGTTCCTCGACTGAGTAGCGGCTTAAGCTTCCGCGGAAGGTTGCGGGACAGGAAACACCCGGGATACCTGAGTGAATCGCAGAGATTGGAGGCAGGAGCGATGCAGGATTCCCGGGCAGTAGCAAAACAAAATCTTCAGGCAGGAGCGATGCAGGATTCCCGGGCAGAAGCAAAACAGAATCTTCAGGCAGGAGCGATGCAGTACTCCCGTTCAGGAGCAGGACAGGAATTTCAGCCAGGCGTTAGCCTGTAATTGCAGCTGAGAAATTCTAGTGGAGAAGAATGCCGGCTACCAGGTAAAGAATGAACGCGCCGGCTGCGGCCACCATGGCATAAGGGAGCTGGGTGCGGACATGGTCAATATGGTCACTCGCCGCCGCCATAGAAGAAACCAGGGTGGTGTCTGATATGGGCGATACATGGTCGCCGAACACTCCCCCGCCGAGTACCGCTGCCACGCAAAGGGGCACGTTCACATCCATTACAAGCGCTGTGGGGACCGCGATCGGAATCATTATGGCAAAGACGCCCCAGCTTGTTCCCGTGGAGAAAGCAATAAACGCAGAGGCAAGGAATATCACGGCCGCTATATACTGCGGGTGAAGGAAATCATCTGCCAGCGAGGCGACAAATATCCCGGTTCCGAGTTCCCTGCTGGTGTCGCCTATCGAAAAGGCCAGCATCATAACTATGGCAAGCGGCATCATGCCCCCTATCCCCTTCAGGGAAAGATCAAACACCTCCCTGAAGGTGAGGATACGCTGCACCACCGGCATGACCCCCGCCACCGTGATCGCGGCAAGCACCGACCACAGCACGGCCGTTGAGCCGGTCCCGCTCATTATGTCGCCCCCGCCGGTAATGTACAATCCCGCAGGCATCATCACCAGCATTACGGCAACCGGCAGCAGCATGTTGTATGCCCTGAAGGGGATACCCTCCCTGGGCGTTACCGAGGTCACATCATCCGATACCATGGGCACGGCATTGTCGGCAATGGTCTTCCCGGTAGTCCGCGCCCTGTGCTCAGCCTTTTTCATCGGGCCGAAATCCACGAAAGTGATAATAATAAAAGCTGCCATCATAATGACCAGGATGGCATAAAAGTTAAAGGGGATGCTCCTTACAAATACCTGGACCGTATCGCTCAGTCCTTCGGTCTCCAGCAGCCCGATCACGAATGCACCCCAGGCGTTAAGGGGTATCAGCACACACTTGGGAGCCGAGGTCGAATCGAGTATATAGGCCAGCTTTTCGCGCGATATATGCAGCCGTTCAAAGAGGGGGCGCGACACCGAACCGGCAATAAGGCAGCATATGCTTGATTCAATGAATATTAGGAAGCCGGTTACTCCTGCAAGTCCGGCCGCCCCTCTCGGGGTCTGGGCCATATTCTTCCTCTGCAGCCAGTCGACGAACCCCTGGACCCCTCCGCTTCGCTGGGTTAGGGTTATGAGCGCACCGATCAGTGCACAGAAAATGATCACCCTGGTGTTGCCCGGATCCTGGAAAACATCTACAAGCGACTGTATGCTTGCCGCCAGTCCCCCGAAAAAGCTCCACCCCGACAGGATTATCCACCCGGCCAGGATGCCCAGGAAAAGGGAAACAAACACCTGGCGCGTGATTATCGCGAGGAGAATCGCCAGTAGCGGAGGAATGACGGAGAGCCAGCCGTAATCCATTTAGTTGGGTTCAGCAGATAATACAATGCTAAAATATGAGGAATTCCCGATAAAACAATCTGCAGCCGTAAATACCGGAGGCATATATAAATATTATACCTTTACAGAATAACCAAAATATCTTTTATTGCATGAGGATACTACAGGAAGATACGGCCGGGGTAGTGATTGACATCCAGGAACGGCTGCTGCCCCACATTCATGATCATAATAATTTACTGGAGAACTGCCTCAGGCTGATCGGGGGACTGCAGATACTGTCGGTGCCCATGATAGTGACACAGCAGTACACCAGGGGACTCGGGCCCACAGACCGGTCGGTGGCCGGCAAATTTGCCGGTTTCAGCCATATTGAAAAAACCGCATTCAGCTGCTGTGATGAGCCGGCTTTCATTGATGAGGTTGCACGCACCGGGAAGAAAAATATCATAATCTGCGGCATAGAGAGCCATGTTTGTGTACTGCAGACCTGCCTCGATCTTATTGCCTGCAGTTACAACCCGGTCGTGGTCGAAGATTGCGTATCGTCGAGAAACCCCGGCGACAAGGTTACGGCAATCGGGAGGATGAGGCAGGAAGGGGCAAGAATAACGACTTATGAGAGCATACTTTTCGAATTGACGCGGTATTCGGGCACCGAAACGTTTAAAAAGATATCACAACTGGTAAAATAATTGTCCTTACCGGGCGATATGCCCAAACATTTCAGCCAGTGCGGCAGCCAGCCTTTTATAATTAGCTGACAACTACTTAGCGGCATTAAGCAATATTAAATCGTGGCTGCCTGTAAGATTTGTGTTATTTATTAACGATTAGTAATATTTTTTAAATGTTATTAACATTTTGTGTTAAAGAAATAATTAGATACATTTATGGCGGAAAATACACCTAAATTCTAACCAAAATCCAAAAATTATGAAATTAAAACTTTTACTTTTCTCACTATTCATGGCCTGCGGCCTGCTAAGTGCTCAGGAAGCCTACCGGCAGCTGATCATTACGGAGGCAAGAATGAATGCGCAACCCATGTCCATTATTGAGATCACCAATGTGGGTGATCAGACCGTCAACCTTGCCGATTTTGAGCTCGGAAAGGTTACTCCATGGACAGGACGTGTTGGCTATGAGTCGGGCGAACCCCTTCCTCCTATCGAGGACTGGTTCAATGTTCCGGAAAACGAACGCATG
This genomic interval carries:
- a CDS encoding Na+/H+ antiporter NhaC family protein codes for the protein MDYGWLSVIPPLLAILLAIITRQVFVSLFLGILAGWIILSGWSFFGGLAASIQSLVDVFQDPGNTRVIIFCALIGALITLTQRSGGVQGFVDWLQRKNMAQTPRGAAGLAGVTGFLIFIESSICCLIAGSVSRPLFERLHISREKLAYILDSTSAPKCVLIPLNAWGAFVIGLLETEGLSDTVQVFVRSIPFNFYAILVIMMAAFIIITFVDFGPMKKAEHRARTTGKTIADNAVPMVSDDVTSVTPREGIPFRAYNMLLPVAVMLVMMPAGLYITGGGDIMSGTGSTAVLWSVLAAITVAGVMPVVQRILTFREVFDLSLKGIGGMMPLAIVMMLAFSIGDTSRELGTGIFVASLADDFLHPQYIAAVIFLASAFIAFSTGTSWGVFAIMIPIAVPTALVMDVNVPLCVAAVLGGGVFGDHVSPISDTTLVSSMAAASDHIDHVRTQLPYAMVAAAGAFILYLVAGILLH
- a CDS encoding hydrolase, coding for MRILQEDTAGVVIDIQERLLPHIHDHNNLLENCLRLIGGLQILSVPMIVTQQYTRGLGPTDRSVAGKFAGFSHIEKTAFSCCDEPAFIDEVARTGKKNIIICGIESHVCVLQTCLDLIACSYNPVVVEDCVSSRNPGDKVTAIGRMRQEGARITTYESILFELTRYSGTETFKKISQLVK
- a CDS encoding PIG-L family deacetylase encodes the protein MNWIRFFATLLSGLALTLFCSAAAGDKPGNSLNILVICAHPADAEYRMGGTAAKWIEYGHNVTFVSVTNGNAGHFEHPADELERIRREEARRSAAVIGAGYVVMDINDAELMPTLENRHKIIRLIREHRADIVITHRTWNYHPDLRYTGQLVLDAAYMVTVPTIVSNIPHLERNPVFLFLSDPFTQPTSFSPDVCVDIDDVIDTKMQMLNEHKTLYYEWRPFNRGLLGQVPETAEERKVWLYEKHRPVFSADPWRDKLVEIYGRARGTRISHAECFQDTEYGTRLTTDNMFHYFPFLD
- a CDS encoding ABC transporter permease — encoded protein: MNILQIFRSALRALRSDLKSTIINIVGLAGGLTVFLLIMLFVNSQYTYNTHISHAGEIFRLERGFHGITNGFEAERLASRIPEIESYSRAATKSGSLFYRTPDGRSTRVAARGVTADSSFIDMFDIKITEQSVASLLRTPTSILISEDLALQLFGSGQALGELVSYENRHNLMVEGIFEPLPPTSTMNFDMIIPIDYLPLEYGDPYFLDSRTTWMYETYFRLNPDSREVVKEKIIDEVPVIYEGTDVTFARENVSVELRPLRDIYFADISGTLHRMGDKRNTFIFLIIAGFVLIIAAINFVNLSTAQSARRSKETGLKKILGAGRSGLISQICAEGVVTIFISILIALALAELLMPWYTEFVDTRLGIEYNLRNLFILIIAIPLLLGSLSGIFPAFFLSRISPLSVLRKELTTGKGGAALRSFLTVFQFSISIFLIVGTLVVNRQLRFINSWDPGFETENIIELNLNDQVNEGFEVFKQTSLASPAVQGITRINQRPYQASNVWSVYHGENNFTWPFMQIDEDFAGVFGLTILQGEDFSEAMVRRRANLMLVNEKVIDEFETDDILSETPNNYEIVGVVNNFHSASLRSEISPVTMVLSPSGARGFSYVRLSPDDPGSGIEAVRSAWEEVAPDYPFEYNDVAGRIDQAYISEKRFGELFTWFSLVSILISCLGLFALASYTTASRIKEIAIRKVHGATSLGVGILLSGGLTKKVLVANLVAWPAAWFFMNRWLENFAYRIDLGIPEFLLAGIIAQVIALATVSWHVYTTSLKNPANTLKYE